Proteins from one Mercurialis annua linkage group LG7, ddMerAnnu1.2, whole genome shotgun sequence genomic window:
- the LOC126656769 gene encoding uncharacterized protein LOC126656769, translating into MASSLYHSSVAFSPRLNTTAAALPLSGGGRRLSFSCSPEFKGLRIPISANFRTARVSRSCGPRIVSEVQENVLDLPTVTDTTWQSLVLKADKPVLVEFWAPWCGPCRMIHPVVAELSEQYAGKLNFYKLNTDESHSTASNYNIRSVPTMMIFVNGEKKDAIIGAVPKTTLTTAIEKFL; encoded by the exons ATGGCTTCTTCTCTGTACCATTCTTCTGTTGCTTTTTCTCCCCGCCTCAACACCACTGCTGCCGCGCTTCCTCTCTCTGGCGGCGGCCGCCGTCTTTCTTTCTCCTGCTCACCGGAATTTAAGGGCTTGAGGATCCCCATATCCGCTAATTTCAGGACTGCTAGGGTTTCGCGAAGCTGCGGACCTCGCATTGTTTCTGAAGTTCAAGAAAATGTACTTGATT TGCCTACAGTGACCGATACAACATGGCAGTCACTAGTCCTCAAGGCGGATAAGCCTGTTCTTGTTGAATTTTGGGCGCCGTGGTGCGGACCATGCCGAATGATCCATCCTGTAGTAGCTGAACTATCAGAACAATATGCTGGAAAGCTCAACTTTTACAAATTGAACACTGATGAAAGTCATTCTACTGCAAGCAACTACAACATTCGAAGTGTTCCAACAATGATGATCTTCGTCAATGGCGAGAAGAAAGATGCAATTATCGGTGCTGTGCCCAAAACGACACTGACTACCGCCATTGAGAAATTCTTGTAG